DNA from Dehalococcoidia bacterium:
TCAAGCCCGGCGTTCCCCGCAGCAGGAAGAATGACGGCGACCGACCCTATTGACGCCAAGATGACCGGCGATTTCCGAAAATACTAGATGCAGTTTTTAGGAGGGAAAAGTGTCTCGATTTATTGCAACTTCAGCTATCAGGGGTGCTCATGGAGTGGTTACCAAAGCCGAGGAGATGCTCAAGAACGCCCTGGAGAAACACGGGGCAGACACACCTGTTACCTTTGTCGATAGGGAAGGGGTAGGCTCAACCTTCTTTCTTCCCGTGGTTTATGCATATACAGGGCATAAGATAGAAAAGCTGGGCGATATGGCTCCGACGTTAGAGTATTGCAAGAGCCTGTTGCCGCCGGTGCCCGGCGGTAACCTGTGGCTGCCCTACCTTGGTGAGACCGCGGATGCCGGAGTGGTCACCCTGTTTGCCGAGGAGATTATCAAAGGGGTAGAGTTCGTTGAGGGGAAACAGCCAGAGGTGCGTAATGGCTTCACCTTCAACGGCCCCATAAGCGATGTCCAGACGCGCTCGTGGGGGATTCAGATGGTCGATGGCAGCATGCCCGGTTTCGCCGCCGTTATCGGCGCCGCCAAGAGCAATGAGGTGGCGGTAAAGATCGTTCGCGAGCTTCAGTCCAAGGGTCAGCTCGTTTTCCTCTCCTCCACCTCCAACGGCCGCTCCATTGTTGACCAATTATTGGAGGAAGGAGTGGAGTTAGGTTACAATACCTTCACCGTCCCCTTCGGCACCGATACCGAGTCTACAGTTTACGCCCTGGGCTACGCTGCCCGTGCTGCCATCAGCTTCGGCGGTGTTACCCCCGGCAACTTCCGCGAGATACTCCTGTATAACAAGTTCCGCTGCTTCGCCTTCGCCCTCTGCCTTGGCCCCATGAATGACCTCAAGTGGGCCACTGGGGCTGGGGCTATCACCTACGGCTTCCCCGCCATCCTGGATACAGTTGCACCGAACATCCTGCCCACCGGGATCACCAGATATGAGCATGTCGTCAGCATGCCCTTCGATGATATCCCGGGCAAGGATGACCTCGAGCGAGCGGAGCGACTAATACAGCGCTGCATAGAGGTAAGGGGCATCAAGATCAAGATTCCCTCGGTCCCCATTCCAGTTGCCTACGGCCCCGCCTTCGAGGGCGAGGTAGTACGCCGTGCTAACCTCAGAGTCGAGTTCGGTGGCAAGGGCGGCATCTGCTTCGAGTGGCTGACCATGAAGGACCCCGATGAGATAGAGAACGGCAAGTTCACTGTGGTGGGGCCTGATGTCGATAGCTTTGAAGAGGGGGCCAAAATCCCGCTGGCGATCATTGTCGAGGTGT
Protein-coding regions in this window:
- the acsB gene encoding acetyl-CoA decarbonylase/synthase complex subunit alpha/beta — encoded protein: MSRFIATSAIRGAHGVVTKAEEMLKNALEKHGADTPVTFVDREGVGSTFFLPVVYAYTGHKIEKLGDMAPTLEYCKSLLPPVPGGNLWLPYLGETADAGVVTLFAEEIIKGVEFVEGKQPEVRNGFTFNGPISDVQTRSWGIQMVDGSMPGFAAVIGAAKSNEVAVKIVRELQSKGQLVFLSSTSNGRSIVDQLLEEGVELGYNTFTVPFGTDTESTVYALGYAARAAISFGGVTPGNFREILLYNKFRCFAFALCLGPMNDLKWATGAGAITYGFPAILDTVAPNILPTGITRYEHVVSMPFDDIPGKDDLERAERLIQRCIEVRGIKIKIPSVPIPVAYGPAFEGEVVRRANLRVEFGGKGGICFEWLTMKDPDEIENGKFTVVGPDVDSFEEGAKIPLAIIVEVSGRKMQKDFEPVLERQIHHFVNGAEGIQHVGQRDITWLRFSKGAVEKGFTLKHLGDILHTNYHNDFGAIVDKMQVTIYTEQAKVEELIEQARAVYRERDVRITGMTDESVDTYYSCTLCQSFAPNHVCIINPERTGLCGAYSWLDCRAAFEIKPTGPNQPVPKGKCLDPVKGVWEGVNNFVYEHSQRNVERFTIYSLMEAPMTTCGCCECNMVVIPEANGVMIISRDDYSMTPCGMTFTTLMGTIGGGLQTPGMMGHSKRYVLSKKFIPVEGGLKRVVWLSKNVKEEFAEELKEACEREGVPDLMDKIADGTVATTVDELLPFLEEKGHPALTMESIL